A window from Bufo bufo chromosome 1, aBufBuf1.1, whole genome shotgun sequence encodes these proteins:
- the LOC120989811 gene encoding olfactory receptor 11L1-like gives MEHHNISKVTEILLLGFKDLHRLNYLFFLLLMIIYCMTVCGNLLIILVVSYSRSLHSPMYFFLTQLSLSDILLSTTIVPNMLHFVLYEGSSVSLISCLTQFYCFVATESIECLLLTVMSYDRYQAICNPLRYTTVIDQRFCIKAIVLCWLVIFIMELMTVLTMGQLDFCGPNMIDHFFCDLEPLLGLSCSDTFIMKLETLLFVIFIAICPVIVIIVSYMYIIFTILKIPSVTGRQKTFSTCSAHLTVVSLYYGSLITIYVFPRQQNAKTFLSLFYTVVTPLLNPMIYSLSNRDIKQALKKLFKNILQFLSF, from the coding sequence ATGGAACATCACAACATTAGTAAAGTGACTGAGATTCTGCTTTTGGGGTTTAAGGATTTACACAGGTTAAATTATCTGTTCTTTCTTCTCCTGATGATCATCTACTGTATGACTGTATGTGGAAACCTCCTCATCATTCTGGTGGTGTCTTACAGCCGATCGCTCCATTCTCCCATGTACTTCTTCCTCACACAGCTCTCCCTCTCAGATATCCTTCTCTCCACCACCATCGTACCCAACATGCTCCATTTTGTGTTATATGAAGGAAGTTCTGTGTCTCTTATCAGCTGTTTGACTCAGTTTTATTGTTTTGTAGCAACCGAATCAATAGAATGTCTTCTCCTGACTGTGATGTCCTACGATCGGTATCAGGCCATCTGTAACCCTTTACGCTACACCACAGTCATCGACCAAAGGTTTTGTATAAAAGCCATTGTATTGTGCTGGTTAGTGATTTTTATTATGGAGTTGATGACTGTCTTAACAATGGGCCAATTGGATTTCTGTGGACCAAACATGATTGACCATTTCTTCTGTGACTTAGAGCCTTTACTGGGGCTTTCCTGTTCAGACACTTTTATAATGAAATTAGAGACTTTgctttttgtcatttttattgCTATTTGTCCTGTTATAGTCATAATAGTGTCCTACATGTACATTATCTTCACCATCCTAAAGATCCCCTCTGTGACCGGGAGGCAGAAGACCTTCTCCACCTGTAGTGCCCATTTAACCGTGGTGTCTCTCTATTATGGATCACTTATTACCATCTATGTATTTCCACGTCAACAAAATGCTAAGACCTTTCTATCACTGTTCTACACTGTAGTAACTCCACTACTTAATCCTATGATTTACAGTCTCAGTAACAGAGATATTAAGCAGGCTCTTAAGAAACTCTTCAAAAACATTCTGCAGTTCCTAAGTTTTTGA